A stretch of the Myxococcus guangdongensis genome encodes the following:
- a CDS encoding 2,3,4,5-tetrahydropyridine-2,6-dicarboxylate N-succinyltransferase, with translation MLPIEELSQKVSAAFADRTKLKDADFVSAVRETVARLDAGELRVAEKGPDGWKVHAWVKEAILLFFAVSEMKVMEVGPFEFHDKVPLKKNLDKAGVRVVPPGTIRYGAFVEKGAVVMPGYVNIGARVGAGTMVDTWATVGSCAQVGSDVHLSGGVGLGGVLEPPTASPVIIEDRAFLGSRCIVVEGVVVEEEAVLGANVVLTASTQIIDVTGPEERVYKGRVPARSVVIPGMREKQFPAGKYMVPCALIIGQRTQSTDKKTSLNSALRDFAVAV, from the coding sequence ATGTTGCCCATCGAAGAACTGTCCCAGAAGGTCTCGGCCGCGTTCGCGGACCGGACGAAGCTCAAGGATGCGGACTTCGTGTCCGCCGTGCGCGAGACGGTGGCGCGGCTGGACGCAGGCGAGCTGCGCGTGGCGGAGAAGGGCCCGGACGGCTGGAAGGTCCACGCCTGGGTCAAGGAGGCCATCCTCCTGTTCTTCGCCGTGTCGGAGATGAAGGTGATGGAGGTGGGGCCCTTCGAGTTCCACGACAAGGTCCCCTTGAAGAAGAACCTGGACAAGGCGGGCGTGCGGGTGGTGCCGCCGGGCACGATTCGCTACGGGGCCTTCGTGGAGAAGGGCGCGGTGGTGATGCCCGGCTACGTGAACATCGGCGCGCGCGTGGGCGCGGGCACCATGGTGGACACGTGGGCCACGGTGGGCAGCTGCGCGCAGGTGGGCAGTGACGTGCACCTGTCGGGTGGCGTGGGGCTGGGCGGGGTGCTCGAGCCGCCCACCGCGTCCCCCGTCATCATCGAGGACCGCGCCTTCCTGGGCAGCCGCTGCATCGTGGTGGAGGGGGTAGTGGTGGAGGAGGAGGCGGTGTTGGGCGCCAACGTGGTGCTCACCGCGTCCACGCAGATCATCGACGTCACCGGCCCCGAGGAGCGCGTCTACAAGGGCCGCGTCCCCGCGCGCAGCGTGGTGATTCCGGGCATGCGCGAGAAGCAGTTCCCCGCGGGCAAGTACATGGTCCCGTGCGCGCTCATCATCGGCCAGCGGACACAGTCCACGGACAAGAAGACGAGCCTCAACTCGGCCCTCCGCGACTTCGCGGTGGCCGTGTAG
- a CDS encoding zf-HC2 domain-containing protein codes for MTEHLDDILAEWALGTLDSSSREALARHLAACERCRVEADRLASVREGLLALESPVEPPAGVLAALMARMEGPRRLERFVEKLAAFFDVTRERASALLESLEDASLWMPGPVEGSELFPVETGPAREGMMAAVLKLNPGVRYPRHLHLGREWNLVLEGGLREDGGREVWPGETLDKLEGSAHGFTALQGPACLCASLLEGATEFEEELAPPG; via the coding sequence ATGACGGAGCACCTCGACGACATCCTGGCCGAGTGGGCACTGGGGACGCTGGACTCCTCCTCGCGGGAGGCGTTGGCGCGGCACCTGGCGGCGTGCGAGCGCTGCCGGGTCGAGGCCGACCGCCTGGCCTCGGTGCGTGAGGGCCTGCTGGCGCTGGAGTCGCCGGTGGAGCCTCCGGCCGGGGTGCTGGCCGCGTTGATGGCGCGGATGGAGGGGCCGCGCCGGCTGGAGCGCTTTGTGGAGAAGCTGGCGGCCTTCTTCGACGTGACGCGGGAGCGGGCGAGTGCGCTGCTCGAGTCGCTGGAGGACGCGTCGCTGTGGATGCCGGGGCCGGTGGAGGGCTCGGAGCTGTTCCCGGTGGAGACGGGCCCCGCGCGCGAGGGGATGATGGCGGCGGTGCTGAAGTTGAACCCGGGCGTGCGCTACCCGCGTCACCTGCACCTGGGTCGCGAGTGGAACCTGGTGCTGGAGGGGGGCTTGCGCGAGGACGGCGGGCGCGAGGTGTGGCCCGGTGAGACGCTCGACAAGCTCGAGGGCAGCGCGCATGGCTTCACCGCGCTGCAGGGCCCCGCGTGTCTTTGCGCGTCGCTCCTGGAAGGCGCGACGGAGTTCGAGGAAGAACTCGCACCGCCTGGCTGA
- a CDS encoding ankyrin repeat domain-containing protein translates to MSSNSEATQALLSLCGDKRRWKKELTLDAVKKLIADGADLNARDVNGQGPLHLAVQGQYLKSDPLPDVQVVRALIEAGADVNARDNHQQTPLIRALPSETTPENEALAMEIIALLKTAGGKVASDVTDGNSGAFRWTTAKLFREVLDAGGRLDARNEKGETPLHSAIVSGDPDVIQLMLERGAEANAIDGRGRTPLGIALRTKEEVWVAHNKRTAGFNAVIQALEAAGGKASVAISLSDDVFAPYPIDEVAFRGALTEKKQKLSFKHAIASAQEAITGLHGYGDPAEALGKLETLRDTLTAPPRKIHIKDSLNIRRAFFHHGDLEVDGDLNIDRPFAVTGDVIVHGVVWDSGNDSLVNILGQLKCHGLYSSGEFSVSKDIEARDVVLGYYNDHILAANTIRARVVIEDDHAFDARVDAQHHFDIDTYAQGYGDGVGEQLKALFVDEVLEPAGERDEEDGEPARIDKGALFDRISKGLPVFREQ, encoded by the coding sequence ATGTCGTCGAACAGCGAAGCGACCCAGGCCCTGCTCTCCCTCTGCGGGGACAAGCGCCGATGGAAGAAGGAGCTGACCCTGGACGCGGTGAAGAAGCTGATCGCCGACGGCGCGGACCTGAACGCGCGGGACGTCAATGGCCAGGGCCCGCTGCATCTCGCCGTCCAGGGGCAGTACCTGAAGTCGGACCCGCTCCCGGATGTCCAGGTGGTGCGCGCGCTCATCGAGGCGGGCGCGGATGTGAATGCGCGGGACAACCACCAGCAGACGCCGCTCATCAGGGCCCTCCCCTCGGAGACGACGCCGGAGAACGAGGCGCTGGCCATGGAGATCATCGCCCTGCTGAAGACCGCCGGTGGGAAGGTGGCCTCGGACGTGACGGACGGGAACAGCGGCGCGTTCCGATGGACAACCGCGAAGCTCTTCCGGGAGGTGCTCGACGCGGGGGGCCGCCTCGACGCGCGCAACGAGAAGGGCGAGACGCCGCTCCACAGCGCCATCGTCTCCGGAGACCCCGACGTCATCCAGTTGATGCTCGAGCGCGGCGCCGAGGCGAACGCCATCGACGGCCGGGGCCGCACGCCGCTGGGCATCGCCCTGCGCACCAAGGAGGAGGTCTGGGTCGCGCACAACAAGCGGACGGCCGGGTTCAACGCCGTCATCCAGGCGCTCGAGGCCGCGGGCGGCAAGGCCAGCGTCGCCATCTCCCTGAGCGATGACGTCTTCGCCCCCTACCCCATCGACGAGGTGGCGTTCCGCGGAGCCCTGACGGAGAAGAAGCAGAAGCTCTCCTTCAAGCACGCCATCGCCTCCGCGCAGGAGGCCATCACGGGGCTGCACGGCTACGGCGACCCCGCCGAGGCCCTCGGCAAGCTGGAGACGCTGCGGGACACGCTCACCGCGCCCCCCAGGAAGATCCACATCAAGGACTCGCTGAACATCCGGAGAGCCTTCTTCCACCACGGTGACCTGGAGGTGGACGGAGACCTGAACATCGACCGGCCGTTCGCGGTGACGGGGGACGTCATCGTGCACGGCGTGGTGTGGGACTCGGGCAACGACTCGCTGGTGAACATCCTGGGCCAGCTGAAGTGCCACGGGCTCTACTCGAGCGGCGAGTTCAGCGTCAGCAAGGACATCGAGGCGCGCGACGTGGTGCTCGGCTACTACAACGACCACATCCTCGCGGCGAACACCATCCGCGCCCGCGTCGTCATCGAGGATGACCACGCCTTCGATGCCCGCGTCGACGCGCAGCACCACTTCGACATCGACACCTACGCGCAGGGCTACGGCGACGGCGTGGGAGAGCAGCTGAAGGCCCTCTTCGTCGACGAGGTGCTCGAGCCAGCCGGGGAGAGGGACGAAGAGGATGGCGAGCCGGCCCGCATCGACAAGGGCGCGCTCTTCGACCGCATCAGCAAGGGCCTGCCCGTCTTCCGCGAGCAGTAG
- the dapE gene encoding succinyl-diaminopimelate desuccinylase, which yields MSSQDLAMRLARTTLELCRISSPITQEGPIADFVERWALQHFPPGEVFRVGHTLLLGRLEDPRPTVALIGHLDTVPAHPSDQGREPRIEGERVFGLGASDMKGGLAVMMALAEDLRRDTLPVNLAFLFYEREEGAYAESGLIPLFAARPDLAKVKFGIAMEPTDSEVQVGCVGSMQVTVRFGGRSAHSARPWQGENAIHKAGPFLTELLARQRVEVDVQGFRFYEVINATLAKGGRARNVIPESFELNLNYRFAPGKSIEQAKADVHALVAGRAEVIITDASPSGPVVAGNPLFQKLLAITGLPAASKQAWTDVARFGEWGVDAINYGPGETAQAHQANESAPIAPLAVAYEKLAAFLKG from the coding sequence ATGTCCTCTCAAGACCTCGCCATGAGGCTCGCCCGCACGACGCTCGAGCTGTGCCGCATCTCCAGTCCCATCACGCAGGAAGGCCCCATCGCGGATTTCGTCGAGCGCTGGGCGCTCCAGCACTTCCCCCCTGGGGAGGTCTTCCGCGTGGGGCACACGTTGTTGCTCGGTCGACTGGAGGACCCTCGTCCCACGGTGGCGCTCATCGGCCACCTGGACACGGTGCCCGCGCACCCGAGCGACCAGGGACGTGAGCCTCGCATCGAGGGTGAGCGTGTCTTCGGCCTGGGTGCGTCGGACATGAAGGGTGGGCTGGCGGTGATGATGGCGCTGGCGGAGGACCTCCGTCGCGACACGCTGCCCGTCAACCTGGCCTTCCTCTTCTACGAGCGTGAGGAGGGCGCCTATGCGGAGAGCGGCCTCATCCCGCTGTTCGCGGCGCGCCCGGACCTGGCGAAGGTGAAGTTCGGCATCGCGATGGAGCCCACGGACAGCGAGGTGCAGGTGGGCTGCGTCGGCTCCATGCAGGTGACGGTGCGCTTCGGCGGACGCAGCGCGCACTCGGCGCGGCCGTGGCAGGGGGAGAACGCCATCCACAAGGCGGGCCCGTTCCTCACGGAGCTGTTGGCGCGGCAGCGGGTGGAGGTGGACGTGCAGGGCTTCCGCTTCTACGAGGTCATCAACGCCACGCTCGCCAAGGGGGGCCGCGCGCGCAACGTCATCCCCGAGTCGTTCGAGCTGAACCTCAACTACCGCTTCGCGCCGGGCAAGAGCATCGAGCAGGCGAAGGCGGATGTGCACGCGCTCGTCGCGGGGAGGGCGGAGGTCATCATCACGGATGCCTCGCCCAGCGGGCCCGTGGTGGCGGGCAATCCGCTGTTCCAGAAGCTGCTGGCCATCACCGGGCTGCCCGCCGCGTCGAAGCAGGCGTGGACGGACGTGGCTCGCTTTGGTGAGTGGGGCGTGGACGCCATCAACTACGGGCCCGGTGAGACGGCGCAGGCGCATCAGGCCAACGAGAGCGCGCCCATTGCTCCGCTCGCGGTGGCGTACGAGAAGCTGGCCGCGTTCCTCAAGGGTTGA
- a CDS encoding sensor histidine kinase, with protein MSTSPPVPWSPVSPAEASSTGARWGLSSRWFWPVVIGAGYTVLALLYGAQLFVYRASHGEPPRLGEALLTGACVWYTWAALTPFVLAVARRIRSMGRPWFVQLLLHLVPGVGFAVLALGLFAVLREWLVVEVSGGASAAWTYFLFIASKTTDFDLLIYFSLVGMEAAVASARRMREEAVRASQLEAQLAQAQLQLLRSQLQPHFLFNTLHAISALMHRDVESADRMVGQLSELLRSSLERDGRHEVPLSEELELLSPYLDIERTRFSDRLQVDVDVAEDARDALVPSLLLQPLVENAIRHGIAPRRGPGRVWVRVQREGARLALEVEDDGVGPPVGRTELEEGIGLGATRARLQRLHGAEQSLTWKARAPSGFLLSLSLPYRRTRA; from the coding sequence ATGTCGACGAGCCCTCCCGTGCCGTGGAGTCCCGTGTCCCCCGCCGAGGCCTCGTCCACCGGGGCTCGGTGGGGACTGTCGTCCCGGTGGTTCTGGCCCGTGGTGATTGGGGCCGGATACACGGTGCTCGCGCTGCTCTATGGGGCGCAGCTCTTCGTGTACCGCGCCTCGCACGGGGAGCCGCCGCGCCTGGGCGAGGCCCTGCTGACGGGCGCGTGTGTCTGGTACACCTGGGCGGCGCTCACGCCGTTCGTGCTGGCGGTGGCGCGTCGCATTCGCTCGATGGGCCGGCCGTGGTTCGTGCAGTTGTTGCTGCACTTGGTGCCCGGGGTGGGCTTCGCGGTGCTGGCGCTGGGGCTGTTCGCGGTGCTGCGCGAGTGGCTGGTGGTGGAGGTCAGCGGCGGTGCGTCCGCGGCGTGGACGTACTTCCTGTTCATCGCGTCGAAGACGACGGACTTCGACCTGCTCATCTACTTCTCCCTGGTGGGCATGGAGGCCGCGGTGGCGTCCGCCCGGCGGATGCGCGAGGAGGCGGTGCGCGCGTCCCAGCTGGAGGCGCAGCTCGCTCAGGCCCAACTGCAGCTCTTGCGCAGCCAGCTGCAGCCCCACTTCCTGTTCAATACGTTGCACGCCATCTCCGCCCTGATGCACCGGGACGTGGAGTCCGCGGACCGGATGGTGGGGCAGTTGAGCGAGCTGCTCCGCTCGAGCCTGGAGCGCGATGGGCGACACGAGGTCCCGCTCTCCGAGGAGCTGGAGCTGCTGTCTCCCTATCTAGACATCGAGCGCACGCGCTTCTCGGACCGGCTCCAGGTGGACGTCGACGTGGCGGAGGACGCGAGGGACGCGCTGGTGCCGTCGTTGTTGCTCCAGCCGCTGGTGGAGAACGCCATCCGCCATGGCATCGCGCCGCGCAGGGGACCTGGGAGGGTCTGGGTCCGGGTCCAGCGTGAGGGCGCGCGGTTGGCGTTGGAGGTGGAGGACGACGGGGTGGGGCCGCCGGTGGGGCGGACGGAGCTGGAGGAGGGAATCGGGCTGGGTGCCACGCGGGCGCGACTGCAGCGACTACACGGTGCCGAGCAATCGCTGACGTGGAAGGCGCGTGCGCCGAGCGGGTTCCTGCTCTCGCTCTCGCTGCCCTATCGGAGGACGCGGGCATGA
- a CDS encoding LytR/AlgR family response regulator transcription factor, which translates to MTVRTLIVDDEPLARERLRTLLASETDLHPVVECGDGQEALEVLARERPALVFLDVEMPERDGFGVLAEMGQTPPPVVVFVTAWPQHALRAFDAAAVDYLLKPFTVERFRRTLTRVRERLTAPPGDLRQQLQRMFQELKPEPTERLVVKSATRTLLVSVEDLDWVESAGNYVTLHVGTETHLLRETMAELEGRLPARRFARVHRSALVNVDRIVSLSPTLSGDHRLVLKDGQELTLSRTYRTRLEQVLGHPL; encoded by the coding sequence ATGACGGTGCGCACGCTCATCGTCGATGACGAGCCGCTGGCGCGCGAGCGGCTGCGGACGTTGCTGGCATCGGAGACGGACCTGCATCCGGTGGTGGAGTGTGGGGACGGACAGGAGGCGCTGGAGGTGCTGGCGCGCGAGCGGCCGGCGCTGGTGTTCCTGGATGTGGAGATGCCGGAGCGGGACGGGTTCGGCGTGCTGGCGGAGATGGGGCAGACACCTCCTCCCGTGGTCGTCTTCGTCACCGCATGGCCGCAGCACGCCCTGCGCGCGTTCGATGCCGCCGCGGTGGACTACCTGCTCAAGCCGTTCACGGTGGAGCGCTTCCGGCGCACGTTGACGCGGGTTCGGGAGCGACTGACGGCGCCTCCAGGCGATTTGCGGCAGCAGCTCCAGCGGATGTTCCAGGAGCTGAAGCCGGAGCCCACGGAGCGGCTCGTGGTGAAGTCGGCGACCCGGACGCTGCTCGTGTCGGTGGAGGACCTGGACTGGGTGGAGTCCGCGGGGAACTACGTCACGCTGCATGTCGGCACGGAGACACATCTGCTGCGCGAGACGATGGCGGAGCTGGAGGGACGGCTGCCGGCGCGACGGTTCGCGCGGGTGCACCGCTCGGCGCTCGTGAACGTGGACCGGATTGTCTCCCTGTCCCCCACGCTGTCCGGGGACCACAGGCTGGTGCTGAAGGATGGACAGGAGCTGACGCTGAGCCGCACATATCGGACCCGACTGGAGCAGGTGCTCGGCCATCCGCTGTGA
- a CDS encoding tetratricopeptide repeat protein: MRQVICVGLASLITACATGRSAQAANAGTAAEQGRPFSEAAVTVMQAYDLESRFDDAVSLGQFASARARTLKDPGGEARILAEQGRVMSRMLRHRPGMDTTQVLDVLRRARHLADASGDARARVAALDAEGMFHYFIVLLTGQGEWAPVVSLFEQARDLAASAGDTRGHLDALFHLGLTQQFQGQTEAARSTYAQGLSLARASNDVLMESYNLRHLASLDEDRGELDSAITRYEQSLRLREQVGFATGQMFALVALANVRSRKDPKDAQALVLSEKALALAREVKDPAGQREAHTSLGRLHLRRGDVPAALPHLEQALTNAESHEDWWSAVDALLELGRAHALLGEKARVEERLRRARTVASSRGLKEALEQVEKAERELGYAP; this comes from the coding sequence ATGCGGCAGGTCATCTGTGTGGGATTGGCATCACTCATCACCGCTTGCGCGACCGGCCGGTCCGCCCAGGCCGCCAACGCTGGCACCGCCGCGGAGCAGGGGCGCCCCTTCAGCGAGGCCGCCGTCACCGTGATGCAGGCCTACGACCTGGAGAGCCGCTTCGATGACGCCGTGTCGCTCGGCCAGTTCGCCAGTGCGCGCGCTCGGACCCTGAAGGACCCGGGGGGCGAAGCCCGCATCCTCGCCGAGCAGGGCCGCGTCATGTCCCGCATGCTCCGTCACCGGCCCGGGATGGACACCACCCAGGTGCTCGACGTGCTGCGCCGCGCCCGCCACCTCGCCGACGCCTCCGGGGATGCCCGCGCCCGCGTCGCCGCGCTCGATGCCGAGGGCATGTTCCACTACTTCATCGTGCTCCTCACCGGCCAGGGCGAGTGGGCCCCCGTCGTCTCCCTCTTCGAGCAGGCCCGAGACCTCGCCGCGTCCGCCGGTGACACGCGAGGTCACCTCGACGCCCTGTTCCACCTGGGCCTCACCCAACAGTTCCAGGGACAGACCGAGGCCGCGAGGTCGACCTACGCGCAGGGCCTGTCCCTCGCCCGCGCCTCGAACGATGTCCTGATGGAGTCCTACAACCTTCGCCACCTCGCCTCCCTCGACGAAGACCGGGGCGAGCTCGACTCCGCCATCACCCGGTATGAACAGTCCCTGCGGCTGCGTGAGCAGGTCGGCTTCGCCACCGGCCAGATGTTCGCCCTGGTCGCGCTGGCCAACGTGCGCTCGCGCAAGGACCCGAAGGACGCCCAGGCCCTGGTGCTCTCCGAGAAGGCCCTCGCCCTGGCGCGCGAGGTGAAGGACCCCGCCGGCCAGCGCGAGGCCCACACCTCCCTCGGCCGGCTCCACCTGCGTCGGGGGGACGTCCCCGCCGCGCTGCCCCATCTGGAGCAGGCCCTCACCAACGCGGAGTCCCACGAGGACTGGTGGTCCGCGGTCGATGCGTTGCTGGAGCTGGGCCGGGCCCACGCGCTGCTCGGGGAGAAGGCGCGCGTCGAGGAGCGACTGCGGCGCGCGCGCACCGTGGCTTCCTCACGAGGACTGAAGGAAGCGCTCGAGCAGGTGGAGAAGGCGGAGCGCGAACTCGGCTACGCACCCTGA
- a CDS encoding cell envelope biogenesis protein TolA — MTHETVNSQITDSLAPSEMATAPSTPSTRKSSTRRRGATKKASGRTGARAKKTTSRRKAAAKRTTTRGKTARKKTPARSKRGGARKTTARRTGTAGRTARKSPARGRTTARKGAARKGAARKTSRRTPRR; from the coding sequence ATGACTCACGAGACCGTCAATTCGCAGATCACCGACAGCCTGGCCCCCTCGGAGATGGCCACGGCTCCCTCGACGCCCTCGACGCGCAAGTCGTCCACGCGGCGCCGTGGCGCCACGAAGAAGGCGTCGGGTCGCACCGGTGCTCGCGCGAAGAAGACCACCTCGCGCCGCAAGGCCGCGGCGAAGCGCACGACCACGCGCGGGAAGACCGCGCGCAAGAAGACCCCGGCCCGGAGCAAGCGGGGCGGTGCTCGCAAGACGACCGCGCGTCGGACCGGAACGGCGGGCCGCACCGCTCGCAAGAGCCCGGCCCGTGGCCGCACCACCGCGCGCAAGGGCGCCGCTCGCAAGGGCGCGGCCCGGAAGACCTCGCGTCGCACCCCGCGTCGCTAG
- a CDS encoding 4a-hydroxytetrahydrobiopterin dehydratase, whose amino-acid sequence MPQKAPLLAPEALQSFLAQHPEWKHEGGMIRRTYEAPSFLAGIAFVERVAHAAEKADHHPDIDIRWRKVTLALVTHDSNGLTAKDTDLAHEADRLFAEVVPQK is encoded by the coding sequence ATGCCCCAGAAAGCCCCCCTGCTCGCGCCCGAGGCCCTCCAGTCCTTCCTCGCCCAGCATCCCGAGTGGAAGCACGAAGGCGGGATGATTCGCCGCACCTACGAAGCCCCGTCCTTCCTCGCGGGCATCGCCTTCGTGGAGCGCGTGGCGCACGCCGCCGAGAAGGCGGACCACCACCCGGACATCGACATCCGCTGGCGCAAGGTGACGCTGGCGCTCGTCACGCACGACTCCAACGGGCTGACGGCCAAGGACACCGACCTGGCCCATGAGGCGGACCGGCTCTTCGCCGAGGTGGTGCCCCAGAAGTGA
- the glpK gene encoding glycerol kinase GlpK, translated as MPKTKYVLALDQGTTGTHVSILDSKLKVVGKSYKEFTQHFPKPSWVEHDLDEIWATSEWCIARAIKSAGLTGRDISAVGITNQRETTGLWTRDTGKPLHRAIVWQDRRTADLCRQIKERGVEPRVRETTGLVVDPYFSGTKLTWLFEHVKGARAKAERGDVCFGTIDTWLVYKLTGGTTHVTDVSNASRTLLMDLRTLQWSDEMRSLLNVPGACLPQIRGSAEVYGTTRGMRSLPDGVPVAGMAGDQQAALFGQACFEPGESKCTYGTGAFLLMNTGTEPVRSSAGLLTTVAWRLSGTGSTTYALEGSSFIAGAAVQWMRDGLKAIKRAPDIEALAASVKDSGDVVFVPALAGLGAPHWRPEARGLFAGMDRSTTVAHMARAVLEGIALQIHDLAEAMRRDSGRTIPVFKADGGAAANNLLMQYQADLLGVPVVRPKNLETTSLGAAFLGGLGAGVWDSPEAIKRAWKADKTFKPKMKPPERERHLAKWKRAVERA; from the coding sequence ATGCCGAAGACGAAGTACGTGCTGGCCCTGGACCAGGGCACCACTGGCACCCACGTCTCCATCCTCGACTCGAAGCTCAAGGTGGTGGGCAAGTCCTACAAGGAGTTCACCCAGCACTTCCCCAAGCCGTCCTGGGTGGAGCACGACCTGGATGAAATCTGGGCCACCAGCGAGTGGTGCATCGCCCGGGCGATCAAGAGCGCGGGGCTCACCGGCCGGGACATCTCCGCGGTGGGCATCACCAACCAGCGCGAGACGACGGGCCTGTGGACTCGCGACACCGGCAAGCCCCTGCACCGCGCCATCGTCTGGCAGGACCGGCGCACCGCGGACCTGTGCCGCCAAATCAAGGAGCGGGGCGTGGAGCCCCGCGTGCGCGAGACGACGGGCCTGGTGGTGGACCCGTACTTCTCCGGCACCAAGCTCACCTGGCTCTTCGAGCACGTGAAGGGCGCGCGCGCCAAGGCCGAGCGCGGCGACGTGTGCTTCGGCACCATCGACACGTGGCTCGTCTACAAGCTCACCGGCGGCACCACCCACGTCACCGACGTGTCCAACGCCAGCCGCACCCTGCTGATGGACCTGCGCACCCTGCAGTGGAGCGATGAGATGCGCTCCTTGCTCAACGTGCCCGGCGCGTGCCTGCCGCAGATTCGCGGCTCGGCCGAGGTCTACGGCACCACGCGCGGCATGCGCAGCCTGCCGGACGGCGTGCCCGTGGCGGGCATGGCCGGAGACCAACAGGCCGCCCTCTTCGGCCAGGCCTGCTTCGAGCCCGGCGAATCCAAGTGCACCTACGGCACCGGCGCGTTCCTCCTGATGAACACCGGCACGGAGCCGGTGCGCTCGTCGGCGGGTCTGCTCACCACCGTGGCGTGGCGCCTGAGCGGCACCGGCTCCACCACGTACGCGCTGGAGGGCTCCAGCTTCATCGCCGGCGCCGCGGTGCAGTGGATGCGCGACGGCCTCAAGGCCATCAAGCGCGCCCCGGACATCGAGGCGCTCGCCGCCAGCGTGAAGGACTCCGGCGACGTCGTCTTCGTCCCCGCGCTCGCCGGCCTGGGCGCGCCGCACTGGCGCCCCGAGGCGCGCGGCCTGTTCGCCGGCATGGACCGCTCCACCACCGTGGCCCACATGGCGCGCGCGGTGCTCGAGGGCATCGCCCTGCAGATTCACGACCTGGCCGAGGCCATGCGCCGCGACAGCGGACGCACCATCCCCGTCTTCAAGGCGGACGGCGGCGCCGCGGCCAACAACCTGCTCATGCAGTACCAGGCGGACCTGCTCGGCGTCCCCGTGGTGCGCCCGAAGAACCTGGAGACCACCAGCCTGGGCGCGGCCTTCCTCGGCGGCCTGGGCGCGGGCGTGTGGGACAGCCCGGAGGCCATCAAGCGCGCGTGGAAGGCGGACAAGACCTTCAAGCCGAAGATGAAGCCGCCCGAGCGCGAGCGCCACCTCGCCAAGTGGAAGCGCGCGGTGGAGCGCGCATGA
- a CDS encoding MBL fold metallo-hydrolase yields MADARKQANGRWRIFRIVRRALGRVRPFGTRWMTMRGFEMRSVVWMLSALLGMGCAGTKAGLGDARLERYTSDASGFDTHSFFYDTGAEVVVFDAQFTEGEATQVLEHIRARTAHPIRYVVITHPNPDKFNGAAVFQRVGAKVVASKATAEAIPAVHAYKKFYWVNVAKAFTEETYPAEATVDVTFTGTYSLPLEGGAKVELTELKHSGVTVTQTVAYVPGSEALIVGDLVHHGAHAWLEGGVREGKVVPDVASWKAALGELSAWPRATVHGGRGDSAPVMDVIEAQRRYLDGMVTLVEGYAAELGARKPELCGEQASTHYGQLEKRAVAAFPELKLPYLVGYGVYGLVNRVACGG; encoded by the coding sequence ATGGCCGATGCGCGCAAGCAGGCCAACGGCCGCTGGCGCATCTTCCGCATCGTTCGCCGGGCCCTCGGGAGGGTCCGGCCTTTCGGCACGAGGTGGATGACGATGCGTGGGTTCGAGATGAGGTCGGTGGTGTGGATGTTGAGTGCGCTGTTGGGGATGGGCTGCGCGGGGACGAAGGCGGGCCTGGGGGACGCGCGGCTCGAGCGCTACACGAGTGACGCGAGCGGGTTCGACACGCACTCGTTCTTCTATGACACGGGCGCGGAGGTGGTGGTGTTCGACGCGCAGTTCACGGAAGGGGAGGCGACCCAGGTGCTCGAGCACATCCGCGCGCGCACCGCGCATCCCATCCGCTACGTGGTCATCACGCATCCGAACCCGGACAAGTTCAACGGCGCGGCGGTGTTCCAGCGCGTGGGGGCGAAGGTGGTGGCGAGCAAGGCCACCGCGGAGGCGATTCCCGCGGTGCACGCGTACAAAAAGTTCTATTGGGTGAACGTGGCGAAGGCCTTCACCGAGGAGACCTATCCCGCCGAGGCCACGGTGGACGTCACCTTCACGGGGACGTACTCGCTGCCGCTCGAAGGGGGCGCGAAGGTGGAGCTGACGGAGCTGAAGCACTCGGGTGTGACGGTGACGCAGACGGTGGCGTACGTGCCGGGGAGCGAGGCGCTCATCGTGGGGGATTTGGTGCACCACGGCGCGCATGCGTGGCTGGAGGGCGGGGTGCGCGAGGGCAAGGTGGTGCCGGACGTGGCGTCATGGAAGGCGGCGCTGGGGGAGTTGTCCGCGTGGCCGCGCGCCACGGTGCATGGTGGGCGGGGGGACAGCGCGCCGGTGATGGATGTGATTGAAGCGCAGCGGCGCTACCTGGATGGAATGGTGACGCTGGTGGAGGGGTACGCGGCGGAGCTGGGGGCGCGCAAGCCGGAGCTGTGCGGTGAGCAGGCGTCGACGCACTACGGGCAGCTGGAGAAGCGCGCGGTGGCGGCGTTCCCGGAGCTGAAGCTGCCGTACCTGGTGGGCTACGGCGTGTATGGTCTGGTCAACCGCGTCGCTTGCGGCGGGTAG